A single genomic interval of Koleobacter methoxysyntrophicus harbors:
- a CDS encoding NADH-quinone oxidoreductase subunit NuoF codes for MIKDRGDLERAAAAWREEQKKCGLKVLICAGTGCVAGGSMEVYRRIKELVEAEGLNTLVDLDKHGDSKKIRVSPSGCHGFCEMGPIVRIEPKGIFYTKVKPEDAEDIVEITLKKGEVIDRLLYRHPVTGERYIEEENMPFYKKQKRNVLKNCGRINPEDIFEYIGNNGYHALAKVLTEMTPEGVCQIINKANLRGRGGGGFPAGIKWDSVRKENSEIKYVVCNGDEGDPGAFMDRSIMEGDPHRVLEGMLIAGYASGAKEGYIYVRAEYPLAVKRLQKAVKQAREHGLLGENILSTGFSFDIKINKGAGAFVCGEGSALTASIEGNRGMPRTKPPRTVQAGLWGKPTLLNNVETFANVPDIIINGAEWFLGMGTPNSPGTKAFALTGNIVNTGLIEVPMGITLREIIYDIGGGIPGGKEFKAVQIGGPSGGCLTKKHMDLPLDFDSLEKAGAMIGSGGLVVMDEDACMVEVARFFMDFTQKESCGKCVPCREGTKRMLEILERIVSGNGTMEDIELLEELAITVKTGSLCGLGKTAANPVLTTLKYFGDEYLAHVKEKKCPAGVCRALKGYSIDPEKCKGCSKCSKVCPVNAITGKIKQAFTIDREKCIKCGACVSTCPFNAVEEG; via the coding sequence ATGATCAAAGATAGAGGTGACCTGGAAAGAGCTGCAGCGGCCTGGAGGGAAGAGCAGAAGAAATGCGGTTTAAAGGTGCTGATTTGTGCCGGGACGGGTTGTGTTGCGGGCGGTTCTATGGAGGTATACAGAAGGATAAAAGAGCTTGTTGAAGCGGAAGGATTAAACACACTAGTGGACCTTGACAAACACGGAGATTCAAAGAAGATTAGGGTTTCTCCCAGCGGCTGCCACGGTTTCTGTGAGATGGGTCCTATCGTGCGGATTGAACCCAAGGGCATTTTCTATACTAAAGTCAAACCTGAAGATGCGGAGGATATTGTCGAGATTACCCTGAAGAAGGGGGAAGTAATCGACCGGCTGCTTTACAGGCATCCGGTAACGGGTGAGCGGTATATAGAAGAAGAGAACATGCCTTTCTATAAAAAACAGAAAAGGAATGTCCTAAAAAACTGCGGCAGAATAAATCCTGAGGACATATTTGAATATATAGGGAATAACGGGTATCATGCCCTTGCTAAGGTGCTGACGGAAATGACCCCTGAGGGCGTTTGTCAAATAATTAACAAAGCCAATTTAAGGGGCCGTGGAGGGGGAGGTTTCCCGGCAGGTATAAAATGGGATTCTGTGAGAAAGGAAAACTCCGAGATTAAATATGTTGTGTGTAACGGTGATGAAGGGGACCCGGGTGCTTTTATGGACAGGAGCATAATGGAAGGTGACCCCCACAGGGTACTGGAAGGAATGCTGATAGCAGGGTACGCATCAGGAGCAAAAGAGGGGTATATATATGTAAGGGCCGAATATCCCCTGGCCGTAAAACGGCTCCAGAAGGCCGTAAAACAGGCCAGGGAACACGGGCTTCTCGGGGAAAACATTCTATCAACCGGGTTCAGTTTTGATATAAAAATAAACAAAGGGGCCGGAGCCTTTGTATGTGGTGAAGGTAGCGCTCTGACGGCTTCTATAGAAGGGAACAGGGGAATGCCCAGAACGAAACCGCCCAGAACCGTTCAGGCTGGTTTATGGGGTAAACCAACCCTTCTCAATAATGTTGAAACCTTTGCAAATGTGCCCGATATAATCATCAACGGAGCCGAGTGGTTCCTCGGAATGGGAACTCCGAACAGCCCGGGCACTAAAGCATTTGCACTTACAGGGAATATCGTCAATACGGGTTTGATTGAGGTTCCCATGGGTATTACCTTAAGGGAGATTATATACGATATAGGAGGAGGCATCCCCGGAGGTAAGGAATTTAAGGCCGTACAGATCGGCGGGCCGTCGGGCGGATGCCTTACAAAAAAGCACATGGACCTGCCTCTGGACTTTGATTCCCTTGAAAAGGCAGGGGCCATGATAGGTTCCGGCGGCCTCGTTGTTATGGACGAGGATGCGTGCATGGTGGAAGTTGCCAGATTTTTTATGGACTTCACTCAAAAGGAGTCCTGCGGCAAATGTGTGCCGTGCAGGGAAGGGACAAAAAGAATGCTTGAGATACTAGAAAGAATTGTTTCAGGAAATGGGACTATGGAGGATATAGAGCTTTTAGAAGAGCTGGCTATAACGGTAAAGACGGGGTCTCTCTGCGGTTTAGGGAAAACGGCTGCAAATCCTGTGCTGACTACACTGAAATATTTCGGGGATGAGTATTTAGCCCATGTAAAGGAAAAGAAATGCCCTGCCGGTGTTTGCCGGGCACTAAAAGGCTATTCAATAGATCCCGAGAAGTGTAAGGGATGCAGCAAGTGTTCAAAGGTCTGTCCCGTAAATGCCATCACCGGGAAAATCAAACAGGCGTTTACAATAGATAGGGAGAAGTGCATTAAATGCGGGGCCTGTGTAAGTACCTGCCCTTTCAATGCTGTGGAGGAGGGATAA
- the nuoE gene encoding NADH-quinone oxidoreductase subunit NuoE: MLAGTHSQRSFKRVNEIIKANGNQKSALITILQEVQEEYRYLPEEILTYIATVMGISPSKVFGVATFYENFSLEPKGKYVIKVCDGTACHVRKSRDILKALRKKLELKEGQNTTKDLLFTLETVSCLGACGLAPVMVINDKVYGKMTPDAVEKVIDDIIESEGIVNDQR; encoded by the coding sequence ATGCTTGCAGGGACCCATTCACAAAGGAGTTTTAAAAGGGTAAATGAAATAATAAAAGCTAATGGAAACCAAAAATCTGCTCTAATAACTATCCTTCAGGAGGTCCAGGAAGAATACCGTTATCTGCCGGAGGAAATCCTTACATATATTGCTACGGTTATGGGGATTTCCCCTTCCAAGGTATTCGGGGTAGCAACCTTTTATGAAAATTTTTCCCTCGAACCGAAGGGAAAATACGTTATAAAGGTGTGTGACGGAACGGCGTGTCATGTAAGAAAATCCCGGGATATATTGAAGGCATTAAGAAAAAAGCTGGAATTAAAAGAAGGCCAGAATACTACCAAGGATCTCCTCTTCACCCTTGAAACGGTATCATGTTTAGGGGCCTGCGGTTTGGCTCCCGTAATGGTAATTAATGATAAAGTTTACGGAAAAATGACACCTGATGCCGTGGAAAAGGTAATAGATGACATTATAGAAAGCGAGGGGATTGTGAATGATCAAAGATAG
- a CDS encoding permease — translation MNEKIRPYLLFVVVIIIDIAVYFLKPETGSLIFMNTKANFKQMLGVLPPIFILLGLMDIWVPRETMIKYMGEKSGLKGIILSIFLGAAAAGPLYGAFPVAGLMMKKGAKFSNVITFLGAWSTLKIPMFLFETSALGARFSVTRWVVSLTGVVLMAYIIDRLITAEEKNEIYLRHKEDFAG, via the coding sequence ATGAATGAGAAGATTAGGCCGTATTTACTTTTTGTAGTCGTTATTATCATAGACATTGCAGTTTATTTTTTAAAACCTGAAACCGGAAGTTTAATATTTATGAACACTAAAGCTAATTTTAAACAGATGTTAGGGGTCCTTCCGCCCATATTTATCCTTTTGGGCCTGATGGATATCTGGGTACCCCGGGAGACCATGATAAAATACATGGGTGAAAAATCAGGATTGAAAGGCATAATTTTAAGCATATTTTTAGGGGCAGCGGCTGCAGGCCCCCTATATGGCGCTTTCCCGGTAGCGGGTTTGATGATGAAAAAAGGGGCTAAGTTTTCAAATGTAATAACCTTTTTAGGGGCATGGTCAACCCTGAAGATCCCCATGTTCCTTTTTGAAACATCTGCTCTGGGAGCAAGGTTTTCCGTTACGCGATGGGTAGTCAGCCTTACCGGAGTTGTTTTAATGGCCTATATCATTGATAGGTTGATAACTGCAGAAGAAAAAAACGAGATTTATTTACGGCATAAAGAAGACTTTGCCGGTTAA